CCGCGCCTGAAGCCAATGTATACGCCCGGCTTCGCCCCGCCGGAGCAATACAAAAGCCTGGATTTACTCGGCCCCTGGAGCGACATCTACAGCGTGGGTGCGAGTATCTTTTCCTGCCTCGCTTCCCGCGCGCCGCAGGCGGCGGATTTGCGGGCGCAGGACGACAAGTACGAGACGGCGAAGAAAACCTTCGGCGGCGAATATTCCGACGAGCTGCTTGACATCATCGACTGGTGTTTGCGCCTTGATCCACAGGAGCGCCCGCCCAGCGTGTTCGTCCTGCAAAAAACCCTGGTAAAAAAACCCGGCAAAGCCCGGAAAAATAATTTCCTGATGGGCTTGCGCAGCAGATTTGGCATCGGCGAGGCCGATAAGTGAAATTCACCATTTACCAGAAAAGCCGCACCGGCGGCCGCAAGCACAACCAGGATCGCATCGCTTATTCCTACAGCCGCGATGCGCTGCTGATGGTGCTCGCCGACGGCATGGGCGGGCATTTGCACGGTGAAGTGGCGGCGCAGCTGGCGGTGCAGCTGATTGTCGAGAGCTTCGAAAAGCACGCTAATCCCAAGCTGGAGGAGCCGCGGGTTTTCCTGCGCTGTGCGTTTCAAGATGCACACAGCGCGATCCTGAGTTATGCCAACGACCATGATTTGTTGGAATCACCGCGCACCACTTGTGTCGCCTGTATCGTCCAGGATGGCCTCGCTTATTGGGCGCATGTCGGCGATTCGCGCCTGTATTTATTCCGTGGCGGCAAGCTCCTTACGCGCACCCGTGACCACTCCAAGGTGCAGCAACTACTGGACCAAGGCAGCCTCACGCCGGAGCAGACAGCGGCTTATCCGGAGCGCAACAAGATTTACAATTGCATGGGCGGGTTCCTGCCGCTGGATGTGGAATTGTCGAAAAAGACGGTGATGCGACGAGGGGACACCCTCATGTTGTGCAGCGACGGTTTGTGGGGGCCGCTTGCCGACGAGGAAATCGTTTACACAATTTTCAATTATCCCGTCATCCAGGCCGTGCAGCAACTCATGGACCAGGTGGAGTTGCGCGAAGGCGGGAGAAGCGACAACATCAGCGCCATCGGCATGACTTGGGGCGGGGATGCGCGCGACGAGGCTGCGCCCGAAGTTTCGACTGTCACCATGCCGCTTACTGCCGTTACCACGCAAATGAGCAGTTTTGGCCGCGAGCATGCGGATGCGTCGGACGTCACCGACCAAGAAATCGAACGGGCGATTGCCGAAATCCAGAAAACCATCGGGAAGTACAAGAAGTAGCCATGCGCCCCAGCCAACGCAAACCCAATGAGCTACGCGAAGTGAAATTTACGCGGCATTATACCAAGCACGCCGAAGGCTCGGTGTTCATCGAATGCGGCGACACCAAGGTGATTTGCACCGCCAGCGTTGACGAAAAGGTGCCTTCCTTTCTCAAAGGCAGGGGCCGGGGCTGGGTCACCGCAGAATACGGCATGCTGCCGCGTTCGACTGGAATCCGCGCCGACCGCGAGGCGGCGCGCGGCAGGCAGTCGGGGCGCACGCAGGAAATCCAGCGGCTCATCGGCCGGGCACTGCGCGCGGTGGTGGACACGCAAAAACTGGGCGAGCGCACCATTCAAATCGACTGCGACGTGATTCAGGCCGACGGCGGCACGCGCACCGCCGGCATCACCGGCAGCTTTGTCGCGCTGCATGACGCCGTGACGCATTTGCTCAAGCGCAAGCTCATCGCCGAATCGCCGCTCAATGATTTTGTCGCGGCGGTTTCTGTCGGGATTTATCAAGGCAAGCCGGTGCTCGACCTCGATTATGTGGAAGATTCTAATTGTGAGACCGACATGAATGTGGTGATGACCGGAAACAGCGGCTTCGTGGAAGTCCAGGGCACGGCGGAAGGCGAGCCGTTTAACCGCGAGGAGATGAATGCGCTGCTTGATCTTGCGCAAGCCGGCATCAAGCAGCTCATCGCTAAACAGAAGGCGGCATTGAAAGTTAAGTAAGGCTTTTACCGCGGAGGACGCAAAGGCAAGTCATTTTAATATCATGTTTTCTCATTTTTGGTTTTCTCCGCGTCCTCGGCGTCCACTGCGGTTAACAGGTTTTAATCCATGAAAAAACTCGTTATCGCCAGCAATAACGCGGGTAAGCTGCGCGAAATCCGCGAGTTGCTCGCGCCGCTGAAAATCGAAGTGCTGGCGCAGTCGGCTTTCGACATTCCCGAGGCGGACGAGGTGCATGCGACTTTTGTCGAAAATGCTCTGGCCAAAGCGCGGCATGCGAGCGAGCTTTGCGGACTTCCGGCGCTCGCCGATGATTCGGGCATTTGCGTGGATGTGCTGAACGGCCAGCCGGGTGTGCTGTCGGCGCGCTACGCGGGCGAACCCAAATCCGACGAGCGCAACAATTTGAAACTGCTTCAAGTACTGCATGCGGCGACTGACCGCCGTGCGCATTACTACTGCGTGATGGCGCTTACGTGCCATGCCGGCGACCCGCAGCCGCTGATTGCCGAAGGTGCATGGCCCGGCGAAATCCTGCATCAGCCGAGAGGAAGCGGCGGCT
The genomic region above belongs to Burkholderiales bacterium and contains:
- a CDS encoding protein phosphatase 2C domain-containing protein is translated as MKFTIYQKSRTGGRKHNQDRIAYSYSRDALLMVLADGMGGHLHGEVAAQLAVQLIVESFEKHANPKLEEPRVFLRCAFQDAHSAILSYANDHDLLESPRTTCVACIVQDGLAYWAHVGDSRLYLFRGGKLLTRTRDHSKVQQLLDQGSLTPEQTAAYPERNKIYNCMGGFLPLDVELSKKTVMRRGDTLMLCSDGLWGPLADEEIVYTIFNYPVIQAVQQLMDQVELREGGRSDNISAIGMTWGGDARDEAAPEVSTVTMPLTAVTTQMSSFGREHADASDVTDQEIERAIAEIQKTIGKYKK
- the rdgB gene encoding RdgB/HAM1 family non-canonical purine NTP pyrophosphatase, whose amino-acid sequence is MKKLVIASNNAGKLREIRELLAPLKIEVLAQSAFDIPEADEVHATFVENALAKARHASELCGLPALADDSGICVDVLNGQPGVLSARYAGEPKSDERNNLKLLQVLHAATDRRAHYYCVMALTCHAGDPQPLIAEGAWPGEILHQPRGSGGFGYDPLFFVPELGKSAAELPLEVKNQISHRGRALAQLAAQLRVWSKG
- the rph gene encoding ribonuclease PH, whose amino-acid sequence is MRPSQRKPNELREVKFTRHYTKHAEGSVFIECGDTKVICTASVDEKVPSFLKGRGRGWVTAEYGMLPRSTGIRADREAARGRQSGRTQEIQRLIGRALRAVVDTQKLGERTIQIDCDVIQADGGTRTAGITGSFVALHDAVTHLLKRKLIAESPLNDFVAAVSVGIYQGKPVLDLDYVEDSNCETDMNVVMTGNSGFVEVQGTAEGEPFNREEMNALLDLAQAGIKQLIAKQKAALKVK